Proteins encoded by one window of Labrus bergylta chromosome 2, fLabBer1.1, whole genome shotgun sequence:
- the LOC110001037 gene encoding C2 calcium-dependent domain-containing protein 4C yields the protein MWFIGKIRESMESIPLELSRYMEKSEEDSKASLTHNLPNNILTPDKIPEFCLPPRLCKRNLLQEVETMASLQHSQTPKSSTSSSNATRKEDMKKKHGEASAALQRKKPLPFSAEAYGLVGMYERPNTRRKESLFHHSKCPAYMLDRSVPPKLSEEKYQQKKTSSGFLPLFLCKSLSETGSTESETHSSSDSSPLSSPYSAKSSLYRGRLKGATSCPSLIDNREDRGRWKRKMGFLSLTTSPSSPPKLEGGFLASAPSVPFPLHDQREHLLSLNGRGKVHLLAELTTSSPSNNSYFSTVRIRVMSVEGIYNQTDRRALNCALSLCLTPGMLQQQESTSIRNCRSPVFNEDFFFSKLSREDLVELQLRLKVMDKPAAAAQRRGVVIGLITTPLSQLLDLKHG from the coding sequence ATGTGGTTCATCGGAAAGATCCGGGAGAGCATGGAGAGCATTCCTCTTGAGCTGAGTCGCTACATGGAGAAGAGCGAGGAGGACTCTAAAGCCAGTCTCACTCACAATCTGCCGAACAACATCCTCACCCCAGACAAGATCCCCGAGTTCTGCCTGCCGCCGCGGCTTTGCAAGAGGAACCTGCTGCAGGAAGTGGAAACTATGGCATCTCTGCAGCACAGTCAGACACCTAAGAGTAGCACTTCTTCTTCAAACGCCACAAGGAAGGAGGATATGAAgaagaaacatggagaagcgTCGGCGGCTTTACAAAGGAAGAAGCCCTTGCCGTTTTCTGCAGAGGCATACGGCCTGGTCGGGATGTATGAGCGTCCAAACACACGGAGGAAAGAGTCTTTGTTCCACCACTCAAAGTGCCCCGCTTACATGTTGGATAGAAGCGTTCCACCAAAGCTGTCAGAGGAGAAGTACCAGCAGAAGAAGACTTCATCAGGGTTCCTCCCTCTGTTTTTGTGCAAGAGCCTGTCTGAGACGGGAAGCACAGAAAGTGAAACGCATTCTTCCAGCGACTCCTCTCCCCTCAGTTCACCCTACAGCGCGAAATCCTCCCTCTACAGAGGGCGTCTCAAGGGAGCAACATCCTGTCCTTCTTTGATTGACAACAGGGAGGATAGAGggaggtggaagaggaagaTGGGGTTTCTAAGTCTGACCACCTCTCCAAGTAGCCCTCCAAAATTAGAGGGAGGCTTTCTGGCCTCAGCCCCGTCTGTCCCCTTCCCTCTGCACGACCAGCGAGAGCATCTCCTCTCTTTGAACGGGCGAGGTAAAGTGCACCTCCTCGCTGAGCTCACCACATCCTCCCCCAGTAATAACTCGTACTTTTCCACAGTCAGAATCCGTGTGATGTCTGTGGAAGGTATATATAACCAGACTGACCGACGGGCCCTGAACTGTGCGCTGAGTCTGTGTCTGACCCCCGGGATGCTTCAGCAACAGGAGAGCACCAGCATCAGGAACTGCCGCAGCCCTGTGTTTAATGAGGATTTCTTCTTCTCAAAGCTCAGTCGAGAGGATCTGGTGGAGCTGCAGCTCAGGTTGAAAGTGATGGATAAGCCTGCGGCTGCAGCACAGAGGAGAGGGGTTGTGATCGGACTGATCACCACACCGCTGTCTCAGCTACTCGATCTTAAACATGGGTAG